The following proteins are encoded in a genomic region of Micrococcaceae bacterium Sec5.8:
- a CDS encoding serine/threonine-protein kinase: MDSSSIGDAAEELLGGRYRLREVIGRGGMASVYSATDAKLGREVALKLFTPQSADADELRRQEAEITLLATLNHPGLVTLFDAGTDSRIPEEPRPFLTMELVKGQDLRARIRHSPLPLNETAVIGAGAAAALAYVHSLGILHRDIKPANILLVPVRPGEPLRPKVTDFGIARIMDGTRLTATGTMVGTAAYLSPEQSRGADLGPATDIYSLGLVLLECIKGEVEYPGSAVESAVARLHRAPAIPDSLPAEWAGLIRAMTALDPQHRPSAADVDLALRRALVSPTLQSGLLTEDRTRVLPAQPGAHRLDPDAVTVPPKGRGSLGARTSSRFRAARRRTRVLLTLALLAVIAGTGTAAVALATPAPAERISYPDVTGDLGQHLHELQKSVEP, translated from the coding sequence ATGGACAGTTCATCCATTGGCGACGCGGCGGAAGAGCTCCTGGGCGGCCGCTATCGGTTGCGGGAAGTAATCGGCCGGGGCGGCATGGCGTCCGTGTATTCCGCCACGGACGCGAAGCTTGGCCGTGAGGTGGCACTCAAGCTTTTTACCCCGCAGTCTGCTGATGCAGACGAGCTTCGGCGGCAAGAAGCGGAAATTACACTCCTCGCCACCCTGAACCATCCGGGTCTGGTAACGCTCTTCGACGCGGGTACGGACAGCCGGATTCCCGAGGAGCCCCGCCCGTTCCTGACCATGGAACTGGTCAAAGGACAGGACCTCCGGGCACGGATCCGGCATAGCCCGCTGCCATTGAACGAGACCGCGGTCATTGGCGCCGGCGCCGCCGCCGCCCTGGCCTATGTTCATTCCCTCGGCATCCTTCACCGGGACATCAAGCCGGCCAACATCCTGCTCGTCCCGGTCCGTCCCGGCGAGCCCTTACGGCCGAAAGTCACCGACTTCGGGATCGCCCGCATCATGGACGGAACCCGACTGACTGCCACCGGCACCATGGTGGGAACGGCTGCGTATTTGAGCCCCGAGCAATCCCGGGGCGCCGACCTCGGACCGGCAACTGACATCTACTCCCTGGGGCTGGTCCTCCTCGAATGCATCAAGGGCGAGGTGGAGTATCCCGGCAGCGCCGTGGAATCCGCCGTCGCGAGGCTCCACCGCGCCCCAGCCATCCCTGATTCCCTGCCCGCCGAATGGGCCGGGTTAATCCGTGCCATGACGGCACTGGACCCGCAGCACCGGCCGTCCGCCGCGGACGTCGACCTCGCGCTCCGGCGTGCCCTGGTCTCGCCGACCCTCCAGTCGGGGCTCCTCACAGAGGACCGCACGCGCGTTCTGCCCGCTCAGCCGGGCGCGCACAGGCTGGACCCGGATGCCGTCACCGTCCCGCCGAAAGGCCGCGGGTCGCTGGGAGCGCGGACCTCGTCGCGATTTCGGGCCGCCCGCCGTCGCACCCGGGTCCTGCTGACCCTCGCGCTGTTGGCTGTCATTGCCGGCACCGGAACTGCCGCCGTGGCCCTTGCAACGCCCGCACCGGCCGAGCGGATTTCCTATCCGGACGTGACCGGGGACCTGGGCCAACACCTCCACGAGCTGCAAAAGAGCGTGGAACCATGA
- a CDS encoding mucin-associated surface protein, whose translation MNPGRTRPALHHLGRLLLGAVMTAGMLAGCTAAPELDRDAARQLQSRVLAVTEAAAANDAGASLQQLDDLVLQLDGAAARGQVSFQRHQSIRASVDAVRADLTAQQAAEAARVAAAEAARIAAEQEAAAQADAAAAAAQAAAAAAAAAAAPAPPPAITPAPPARNDNGGHDNGGKNSNTGKAKGKPKGNG comes from the coding sequence ATGAACCCTGGCCGCACGCGCCCCGCCCTGCACCACCTCGGCCGCCTGCTCCTCGGCGCCGTCATGACCGCCGGTATGCTCGCGGGCTGCACCGCAGCTCCGGAACTGGACCGCGACGCCGCACGGCAGCTGCAATCCCGGGTGCTTGCCGTGACCGAGGCCGCCGCGGCCAACGATGCCGGAGCATCCTTGCAACAGCTCGATGACCTGGTGCTGCAACTCGACGGAGCTGCCGCCCGCGGCCAGGTGTCCTTTCAACGCCACCAGAGCATCAGGGCATCCGTCGATGCCGTCCGGGCAGACCTCACCGCCCAGCAGGCCGCCGAAGCTGCCCGCGTCGCGGCCGCTGAGGCGGCCCGGATTGCTGCCGAGCAGGAGGCGGCGGCGCAGGCCGATGCCGCGGCGGCAGCCGCCCAGGCAGCCGCTGCGGCCGCTGCAGCCGCTGCAGCGCCGGCTCCCCCGCCGGCCATCACCCCTGCGCCCCCCGCCCGCAACGACAACGGCGGCCACGACAACGGTGGCAAGAACAGCAACACCGGCAAGGCCAAGGGCAAACCCAAGGGCAACGGCTGA
- a CDS encoding catalase — protein sequence MPAEPTIHIPGAPSVEPPAVEEPTTPREPLPPKPDQQGPEAVSPTGSPTGAPVNSRAQSGAYLTTAQGLRLSDTDHSLKAGRRGPVLLQDHHLREKITHFDHERIPERVVHARGAGAHGVFRSYGTAAYVTRAGFLAKDVETPVFVRFSTVLGSRGSADTVRDTRGFATKFYTDEGTFDLVGNNIPVFFIQDGIKFPDIVHAAKPHPDREIPQAQSAHDTFWDFVSLHTEAQAHTLWNMSDRALPRSYRTMEGFGVHTFRLANAEGKTSLVKFHWKPKQGVHSLLWEEAQLINGMDPDFHRRDLADAIEAGAFPEWELGLQVFPDTEEEFFEGIDLLDPTKFVPEELAPVQPIGVMTLNANPVNYFAETEQVAFHPGHLVPGIDVTNDPLLQVRLFSYIDTQISRLGGPNFSQLPINRPHAPVNDMLREGMHQTAVHGGVAPYHPNSLDGGCPFLAGADLGALIEVPEHIAEAVKERKSPASFEDHYSQARLFFRSLTPVEQDHVIQAYTFELGKCYEETVRQRQLLALANIDPALCAAVAAGLGMPAPEATEQVEDAAPSPAVSQIGGSWPVTGRVVGIIADEDSDLDSVRAARTTLDAAGIVPLVIAPSGGFLGGPDGGIPVQRTYLTARSIEFDAVLVAASGAPARDAAQGRDAKAGEPGASLDPRIVLMLSEAFRHAKAIGGWGQAAACLDGAAIPRGAAGIVLGDVADDVVAQLTGLLAEHRAWDRFPAAGA from the coding sequence ATGCCAGCAGAGCCCACCATCCATATCCCCGGCGCGCCGTCCGTGGAACCGCCTGCGGTGGAGGAACCCACCACGCCGCGGGAACCGCTTCCCCCCAAGCCTGACCAGCAGGGACCAGAGGCGGTCTCGCCGACCGGCAGCCCCACCGGCGCGCCGGTGAACTCCCGGGCGCAGTCCGGCGCGTACCTCACTACCGCCCAGGGGCTCCGGCTGTCCGACACGGACCATTCGCTGAAGGCCGGCCGGCGCGGCCCGGTACTGCTCCAGGACCACCACCTGCGCGAGAAGATCACGCACTTCGACCACGAGCGCATTCCCGAGCGTGTGGTCCACGCCCGCGGCGCCGGAGCGCACGGTGTGTTCCGCTCCTACGGGACCGCGGCGTATGTCACCCGGGCCGGTTTCCTGGCCAAGGATGTTGAGACTCCGGTGTTCGTCCGTTTCTCCACGGTGCTGGGTTCCCGCGGCTCGGCGGATACTGTTCGTGACACCCGCGGTTTCGCCACCAAGTTCTATACCGACGAAGGCACGTTCGACCTCGTCGGTAACAACATCCCGGTGTTCTTCATCCAGGACGGCATCAAGTTCCCGGATATCGTCCATGCCGCCAAACCCCACCCGGACCGCGAAATCCCGCAGGCCCAGAGCGCCCATGACACGTTTTGGGATTTTGTTTCGCTGCACACCGAGGCGCAGGCCCACACTCTGTGGAACATGTCCGACCGGGCCCTGCCGCGCTCCTACCGCACCATGGAGGGTTTCGGTGTCCACACCTTCCGACTGGCCAATGCCGAGGGCAAGACCAGCCTGGTGAAATTCCACTGGAAACCGAAGCAGGGTGTCCACTCGCTGCTCTGGGAGGAAGCCCAGCTCATCAACGGCATGGACCCGGACTTCCACCGGCGGGACCTGGCGGACGCCATCGAAGCCGGCGCGTTCCCGGAATGGGAACTGGGTCTGCAGGTCTTCCCCGACACGGAAGAGGAGTTTTTCGAGGGCATCGACCTGCTGGACCCGACGAAGTTCGTTCCGGAGGAGCTGGCACCCGTGCAGCCGATCGGCGTGATGACCCTGAACGCGAACCCGGTGAACTACTTCGCCGAGACCGAACAGGTGGCCTTCCACCCGGGCCATCTGGTGCCCGGCATTGACGTGACCAACGACCCGCTGCTGCAGGTCCGGTTGTTCTCTTACATCGACACCCAGATCAGCCGGCTTGGCGGTCCCAACTTCAGCCAGCTCCCCATCAACCGTCCGCACGCCCCCGTCAACGACATGCTGCGGGAGGGTATGCACCAGACAGCCGTGCACGGGGGAGTGGCGCCGTACCACCCGAATTCGCTCGACGGCGGTTGCCCGTTCCTCGCCGGCGCCGACCTCGGCGCTTTGATCGAAGTTCCCGAACACATCGCCGAAGCGGTCAAGGAACGGAAGTCACCGGCATCCTTCGAGGACCACTACAGCCAGGCGCGGTTGTTCTTCCGCAGCCTGACACCAGTGGAACAGGACCATGTCATCCAGGCTTACACGTTCGAACTGGGCAAGTGCTACGAGGAAACCGTCCGCCAGCGCCAATTGCTGGCCTTGGCGAACATCGACCCGGCACTGTGCGCCGCCGTCGCCGCCGGGCTCGGCATGCCGGCTCCGGAAGCCACCGAGCAGGTGGAGGACGCAGCCCCCAGCCCGGCCGTCTCGCAGATCGGCGGTTCGTGGCCGGTGACCGGCCGCGTGGTGGGGATCATCGCCGACGAGGACAGCGACCTGGACTCCGTCCGGGCCGCCCGGACTACCTTGGACGCTGCCGGAATTGTCCCGCTCGTCATTGCGCCGTCCGGCGGTTTCCTGGGCGGCCCCGACGGCGGCATCCCGGTCCAGCGGACCTACCTGACGGCCCGCTCCATTGAGTTCGACGCCGTCCTGGTGGCCGCCTCGGGGGCGCCGGCCAGGGACGCCGCGCAGGGCCGGGATGCCAAGGCCGGTGAGCCGGGCGCGTCCCTGGATCCTCGGATCGTGCTGATGCTGTCGGAGGCGTTCCGGCACGCCAAGGCAATCGGCGGCTGGGGGCAGGCCGCTGCCTGTCTTGATGGGGCAGCCATCCCGCGGGGCGCTGCTGGCATTGTTCTGGGCGATGTCGCTGACGACGTCGTGGCCCAGCTCACCGGCCTGCTCGCCGAGCACCGGGCCTGGGATCGGTTCCCGGCTGCCGGGGCCTAG
- a CDS encoding NADP-dependent isocitrate dehydrogenase produces MAKIIYTHTDEAPMLATYSFLPIVEAFASTAGVEVETRDISLAGRIIATFGDYLTEEQRVSDALAELGGLVKKPEANVIKLPNISASTPQLKSAVAELQGQGYALPDYPDNPSSDEETDIRSRYDKIKGSAVNPVLREGNSDRRAPLSVKAYARQNPHSMGAWTAESKTNVATMDADDFRSNEKSVVIEAAGTIKIQLLKEDGTVKVLKRAFPVLAGEVIDGTVMRAAALDAFLAAQVARAKNEGVLFSAHLKATMMKVSDPIIFGHVVKAYFAELFDTYGAQIAAAGLSPNNGLASILNGLEDLPEEIRADVGAAIQKGLNEGPELAMVDSDKGITNLHVPSDVIVDASMPAMIRSSGHMWGRDGQEADTLAVLPDSSYAGIYQVVVDDCRAHGAFDPTTMGTVPNVGLMAQAAEEYGSHDKTFEIQSAGTVQVIDDAGSVLIEHQVAPGDIWRACQTKDVPIRDWVKLAVTRARASAMPAVFWLDKSRAHDARMIAKVEEYLKGYDTEGLQIAIMSPDEATAYTLERIRKGEDTISVTGNVLRDYLTDLFPILELGTSAKMLSVVPLINGGGLFETGAGGSAPKHVQQLLKENHLRWDSLGEFLALAVSFEHLATSTGNARAQILADTLDRATATFLLEDKSPKRKAGELDNRGSHFYLAKFWAQELSRQNDDAELAAAFAAVSGALDSGEETIISELLAVQGSPVDLGGYYHPDVAKIEAAMRPSAKFSDVLSMLG; encoded by the coding sequence CCGATGCTGGCAACCTATTCGTTCTTGCCGATTGTTGAAGCCTTCGCTTCGACGGCCGGTGTGGAGGTGGAGACCCGCGACATTTCGCTGGCCGGCCGCATCATCGCCACCTTTGGCGACTACCTCACCGAAGAGCAGCGAGTCAGCGACGCCTTGGCGGAACTTGGCGGCCTCGTCAAAAAGCCCGAAGCCAACGTCATCAAGCTGCCCAATATCAGCGCCTCGACGCCGCAGCTGAAGTCCGCCGTCGCGGAGCTCCAGGGCCAAGGCTACGCCCTGCCGGATTACCCGGACAATCCCTCCTCGGACGAGGAGACGGACATCCGCTCCCGCTACGACAAGATCAAGGGTTCCGCCGTCAACCCCGTGCTGCGCGAAGGCAACTCCGACCGCCGCGCTCCGCTCTCGGTCAAGGCCTACGCCCGGCAGAACCCGCACAGCATGGGCGCCTGGACCGCCGAGTCCAAGACCAACGTCGCCACGATGGATGCCGATGATTTCCGGTCCAACGAAAAGTCCGTGGTCATTGAGGCAGCCGGAACCATTAAAATCCAGCTGCTCAAGGAAGACGGCACGGTCAAGGTCCTCAAGCGGGCGTTCCCCGTCCTCGCCGGCGAGGTCATCGACGGTACCGTGATGCGTGCTGCCGCCCTGGATGCGTTCCTCGCGGCCCAGGTGGCCCGCGCTAAAAATGAGGGAGTGCTGTTCTCTGCACACCTGAAGGCGACCATGATGAAGGTCTCAGACCCGATCATCTTCGGCCACGTCGTCAAGGCTTACTTCGCCGAGCTCTTCGACACCTACGGCGCCCAGATCGCTGCCGCCGGCCTGAGCCCGAACAACGGCCTGGCCTCCATCCTCAACGGCCTCGAGGACCTTCCCGAAGAGATCCGCGCCGACGTCGGGGCGGCCATCCAGAAGGGCCTCAATGAGGGCCCCGAGCTGGCCATGGTCGATTCGGACAAGGGCATCACCAACTTGCACGTCCCGTCGGACGTCATCGTGGACGCCTCCATGCCGGCCATGATCCGCAGCTCCGGCCACATGTGGGGCCGCGACGGCCAGGAGGCCGATACGCTCGCCGTTCTTCCGGACAGCAGCTACGCCGGCATCTACCAGGTGGTTGTTGACGATTGCCGCGCTCACGGCGCCTTCGATCCCACCACCATGGGAACCGTGCCGAACGTGGGCCTGATGGCCCAGGCGGCTGAGGAGTACGGCAGCCACGACAAGACTTTTGAAATCCAGTCTGCCGGCACCGTCCAGGTCATCGACGACGCCGGTTCCGTGCTGATCGAGCACCAGGTAGCCCCGGGCGATATCTGGCGCGCCTGCCAGACCAAGGATGTGCCGATCCGCGACTGGGTCAAGCTGGCCGTGACCCGCGCCCGCGCTTCCGCCATGCCGGCCGTGTTCTGGCTGGACAAATCCCGGGCCCACGACGCCCGGATGATCGCCAAGGTCGAGGAATACCTCAAGGGCTACGACACCGAGGGCCTGCAGATCGCCATCATGTCCCCGGACGAGGCCACGGCCTACACCCTCGAACGCATCCGCAAGGGCGAGGACACCATCTCGGTGACGGGCAACGTGCTGCGCGACTACCTGACGGACCTGTTCCCGATCCTGGAACTGGGCACGAGCGCCAAAATGCTCTCCGTGGTTCCGCTGATCAACGGCGGCGGTCTGTTTGAAACCGGCGCCGGCGGCTCTGCGCCGAAGCACGTCCAGCAGTTGCTCAAGGAAAACCACCTCCGCTGGGACAGCCTGGGTGAGTTCCTGGCCCTCGCGGTCAGCTTCGAGCACCTGGCCACCTCCACGGGTAACGCCCGGGCCCAGATCCTGGCTGACACCCTGGACCGCGCCACCGCCACCTTCCTGCTGGAGGACAAGTCCCCAAAGCGCAAGGCCGGCGAACTGGACAACCGCGGGAGCCACTTCTACCTCGCCAAATTCTGGGCCCAGGAACTCTCACGCCAGAATGACGACGCCGAGCTGGCGGCGGCCTTCGCGGCTGTTTCCGGCGCCCTGGATTCCGGCGAGGAGACAATCATCAGCGAACTCCTTGCGGTCCAGGGCTCCCCGGTGGATCTCGGCGGCTACTATCACCCGGACGTGGCGAAAATCGAGGCCGCTATGCGGCCCTCGGCGAAGTTCAGCGACGTGCTGTCCATGCTTGGCTAA